CTGTTTCAAAATGTAGAAATATATCTTAGAAGTACATAATTGATTAACAATATTATCTGTGCTACAGCGTTGAAATGTTACCAGTGTCACGAGGTGTCCAGCCCAGACCAATGTTACACAACCGCGCAGTGTCCGTCATTTGATCACGTGAGTACACAAGCTCTGATCAGTATTAATTACCCATACAGCTCTTGATGTAAAATTGAGAATGCAACTATCATCAGAATTGTGTTATGGTGATATGAATTTTCTGTTGATAAAGAAAGTTTAAAAAGAGGAGATAAGACTATCATCTGCAAGCTGCAATTACATAATCAATTTACTAGTACCATAAGTTGAATGTGAAGTACTTTAACTGTAATTGCACCTCAACGACGAATAGCTGTATTTCACGCTTCATAACTTTAGGTCATTGATTCACTGTTTTGTTTGTGTCCAGTTCTGCATTACAAGTCAAACTTTTACTGATGACTTCAGGGAAGTGTTTAAGCTGGGTTGTGCTCCTAACTTTGTAAGTaccaaaaatacatgtatactttaatATACTGAACTGTGAGTTCAAAATCTTGTTCAACATACTTTAAGGTTTTGGTGGCAGCTGACTGCATATTCAATTGTTTACCCAATCttcttttcttattttacaAATGCAGATATGCACATCACATTTTGGTCCAGCAATAGGTCGACGAGAAGATAACATTGACCGACGAGGTACGTTACAAGGCTCCTGTTGTGATACGGACTTATGCAACATCAAGTCTCGTAACGTGTCTCAGAAGTCAATACTTCCAGCCATACCTGTACTCGGCGACGACGTCGTGCCGCCTGTTTCGTTTGATgactttgtcatagatatcgaTCCAACTACGCACAAAACTTCACCTATGGTTGCAACGTCGGCGCAGACAAATACTCAAGCTCCAGTTTCGACATCAGTTCCATTTGCCAAAGTTACATCAACTCCAATCACTGACATGCCTACAACTCTGACTGCAGCGCGGACAGATACTCCCACCGCAGCTACAGTAACTGATTTTGGCGTTCCTACCGCAGCTACAGACCGGACATATTATCTATCTATATCATCTGTAGCTCCAGGTTTGATAACTGATCCACCAAATGCAGCATGGACTTCAACTCCAGCTGTAACATCAGGTCTAATAACAGAGAGGCCTACAACACCAAGTGCAGCATGGACTTCAACTCCAGCTGTAACGTCAGGTCTAATAACAGAGAGGCCTACAACTCCAACTGCAGCATGGACTTCAAATCCAATTGAAACGTCAGGTCTAATAACAGAGAGGCCTACAACTCCAACTGCAGCATGGACTTCAACTCCAGTTGAAACGTCAGGTCTAATAACAGAGAGGCCTACAACTCCAAATGCAGCATGGACTTCAACTCCAGCTGTAACGTCAGGTCTAATAACTGAAAGGCCTACAACTCCAACTGCAGCGTGGACATCAACTTCAGCTGCCACCTCAGCTCCAGTGACTGTTGCCCCTGACTGTGATGACGTTGATGCGGATATCTGCTCTCGTCTAGATGCTGCATCCCCGGCTATGTGCACTGTTGATTGTATTGCAAACGAGGTCTGCCCTAGGAAATGTGGCAAATGCAGTAAGTTTACTTACATAATGCGTTTAAAATGAATAGCTTCAAAAGATGCTcaaccaccgacagagcataaacgatactcattacttaaacaataactggtgtttaatcctgtgtatgtatatatatatatatatacatatgactaattaatacaaaaataatataaaataaaatatgttacttttggtgcatgtgcaaatcagtacttcattccatatagggccaCGGGACacaattaatcattttcaatatttttatcttgaagtataATTAGAAGTTTaagcttttcaatggtagtaatggtgtaaagaaagcaATTTTTGTACTGacgaaaaatactaattcgtctgctcctgtttattATTGAGAAAATAACAATTTgacagcggtggagcatatttaataaAAGTTTTAATTGGGTTGAATAAACAACTGATCACTTTCCTGTGAATATAACTTATAACTCATAACTATCtaatacatttttatcacaATAAGTTGATCTTTCAAACTTCATATGCATCAGATGAACTATACTTTCCTAGAACCTAGAGGGCCTGTGAGAGGGCTCACCTAGTTAATTCAGCAAATGCTACAAAACACagtttatatgataaacacgTGTGTGGATTagaatcatatacatgtacaacagtTCATGTATTTGGTAGAAACAAAATGGTCaatgtatgtacaaatgtatgtaacAACGTAAATTCCTCCGTTTCTTTTTCGGAGCATCTGCCTATATGACGGTACAACGAAGTCAGATACACTCAAGGGATTACTGGGATATTAgctaaaacaaaactaaaaatacTTATTAAAGGGAAAATATTACATGATCTCTTTTTCTTGTTTCTCTGCGTAAGTATCACATGGTATGTTGTATAGTGGGTTGTTACCAGTGTAGTCACGTGCCAGCCGCCGAAACCTGTTCTCACAAAACCATCTGTGCCGCCGGAGAGGTAACATATTTCAAAACtcatttttatatcaacatCGAGAAAAATATAGCGATAAAATTATCCGGAATTCACTTTTGAGTATTACGCTATTAGAAGGATATATAAGGACGCAATGAGAATTCTACGTATGTAACTGTAATTTGACCTCGGATGTGACACAAGGGCATAGTTTGTGAAACTTGGGGACTATTTTCATAATTACTTGTTACCACCCTATAAAAGTGTCATCGATGCTGTGTGTTGTTATCGTTGTTTTGCAACGTCATTTCTGATTAGCTTTTTTTTCTCACTAAACATTTCCCGAAATTATAGGGTGTTGCAAAGTGCTAAATTTGACTTACATTATGAGGATCAATGAAGATTGTTTTATCCCTTCATGCTATATTCAGAGAACACATATTCTAGTTTGGgtccaaatcgcgaaaattttggcCCGCGAAAATAGCCGGTTATATGGAAGTTAAAgtaatgtaaacatttataaGACTTTAACAtcaaaaaacattataatatcGCATTGGATTATGATTATCGCAGTGAGATTAGAATTTGTGCCCGTGCATGTACATGCCCCCTGCTCATTTGTCTTATGAAGACAACATCGCATTACTTTGAATTCATATTTCCAGAGAAAAACCAAAACATTATTTAGTGCAATATGGACAAAAAGTAAACAATTATCATGGAAATGATACAAATactatgtatgtgatatttaaatgaCTGTTGTATTATTTTAAACTGTTTTAGCAATGTTTTACTGTTGAGACAATATCAGCTACTTTAGAAAGGGGATTCAGGATGGGATGCTTAAACGAAAAGGTAAGGAGTTTTTCTATTTAGGCATAAAGCATGAATATTATACAATACGTTTTCCTGATTTTCCAGTCTTGATAACCAATAACTGTATATACATTCTAAAACTTCTTTTATATTCAGGCAATTTCTTTTTAAACGATATCTACCATatgacaattattttttattatctaaATGTATTTGAAGTCGAATCTTAGCGCAAATGCGAAAtgataaattatgatttattccCAAAAATACTCATTTACAAAGTTAAGTTCTGTACATGAATTAGCGCTTCACAGGCAGCAcgaaaagcgctaaaataagtatatttacagtatCCGTAAATGATAAGAGGGATGAGCAATAAGCAGGGTTCATTTCCTTAATACCCAAGGCCCGACTAATCAAAAGGTTATTACCTTATTGAATGAGTGGGCCCAGCCATCCAACTATATAAATCACAAGATCTTTATTGCGCTTGCCCAAACCTTGTTATAGCTTTGTTCATCCTTCGGTGAAGCAGCTCCAAACATCTTCGGAAAGCGTCAAGCATTCGAACTTTCACTTCGTGGTGGTTGTTGTAAAGGTGATTACTGTAACCACCACGCTCTACTACCGACAACCACTATGGCACCAACGACTACCACAACCCCAACAATaacaacaccaccaccaccaacaacaacaactcaGCAACCGACAACACATAACCCTGACTACAGTatgtaaattaataaaatgtattttcaagcaATCGCTATTTTTTGTCGACGTAAGTgtgacaatatttcaaaattttcgtAGTATATCTTTGCATAAGTAATTAGTGTTTTTAGTAATCTGGGGTATTTTCTTCTCTTTCATCACAATGTGTATTTTTTCAGACTGCCCAAGTCGCCACACCAAATGTCCGACTGGATGGATCCCTTACCATTCATCATGCTATGCTTTGTCAGTGACGCCGAAGAGCTGGGCGGACGCCAAGGTAGAAACATTTCAAGTCAAGAAGTCAGTGAACTATTGTGAATCAAACACATGCAAACTAAAGCATTGCCTTCCATATTGGTGAAATGCTAAGAATCATTGTTGACAGAATTGACAAAACCAGTATTTTCTTAAAAATGACCAAACATCATTCATTAATATCAGAAAAGCAATATATGTACCACTTATCccataaattttgaaaatcgaAATATTCTGTTGTCACAATTTTGACGCTTCATACGAAACATTTGATTACTACTTAATATCTTGAAGCATAAAAGAAATAATGTTGCTCTTTCTAAAACTGACATGTCGTACGTACTATTTTGccacattgttattttttaccATTTTCTATCATTCGAAAGACTTTAACGTCattaaaatgtgaaattgaaaaacaaaattataaatccATATGTACAGCAGAAATATATAatggatataaaaaaaatgtcgcACTGGCAGTTTAAGTGAACATTTTGTAGCAACTAAACTATTCTCTGCAACGCATCAGAAGCATTCATTTATAAAATGATCACGAAATATCCTGAGGTTgaacattgtaacaaaatttgttaGTTTCAAAACCCGAATCCTACATTATTACTGATATAGAAAATAtagtatattaatttattttaatctatTAATCAAACATGTCCATGGGAAAACCTTTTTAAGAAACCTACATACAAAATTCGCGACGGACATTTTGTTTGATTGCATAATTATCTTGAGTATTGGACACATATTTTCCTTATAAGttattgtatacatatgtttatatcatGATGGTTAAAAGCAATCACTGATATCGGTTTTCACTCCACATACAGGCTACATGTGAACGTCTATGCAGTAACCTAGCGGATTTTAGTTCTAGCGCTGACTTACTTAGTGTCATTGCGGATGTCGGAAAGAAAGTGAACGCCCAGGTTGGAAGACTAAGTACGTATATTACCtaaatactttttgtttttattaactCTTGTTTACACGCTAGACTcttgacaatttttttattgaaactCATTAAAATCTCTaatctttctttgttttttttctgatgcATCTCTATTGGTGCAAATAATTTGAATGTTAATTTTATCTTGGTATGATCATCTCCAATCGGAAATGATTTAGCAAACCACTATTATTTTCTCCCCGAATACTAGGGTATTTCTTCACGGTGTTTCGCGAACTTTAATTAAGACCAGTAAGCGATATGAATATGTATTGCTTTAACTTTAAATCACATTAATTTATAGGAAGTACAATAGCATGGGTAGATGGTCAGGTGACAAACTATCATTGGGTCCTGGGAAATGGACAGGGAGTGGATAGTAGTCTCACGCATAACTTACGCAGGTCCGACAACTCCGAGTGTGGCTCAATAAATATTGGAACCTGGACACTGAGTCAACATACGGCGATTAGTCAGTACTTGGAACCATTGGACTGTCACACCCAACACATGCCATTATGTGAAATAGAACATGTTTATTCGTGAgactttaaataaatttacatttcCGCACACGTAGTATTGAGTGAACATTGTTTGTTTAGAACGTAAGATAATTTAGTATATAGTTCaagaaaaatatgtaacatcaatggtttttttttatttttttgttttttttatgtaaaacgTGTTTATGAAAACATGCTTATTTAGTTTCAAGACGGCGTTTTTTTAACTTGTCTTCACATATTCTGTTAACAACACAAAGTGTTCCAAAGACTAGAGTCTTCCCTGTGTATCACttgtattttaattacatgtacgtcaacaaaagaaaaataaactcTCATCCACTCGGTTGCATAAAACATGACACTtgcaattttagaaaataaatctgatcataggtatatcattaattACGCAGTAACGCTGAAATAAAAAAGGggaaaacataaacataaaatctAGTTTCTTTTTTACACTGTTTCTACTAACATAGTGTTTGACTAAACCAAACACAGCAACAAACATCTAGAATTGACAGCTTTGTGTGaagtacataatgtaaaaccaATCGTCAGTCTTCGGCTGTAGAAAGAGCGTGAGGTTAAGACGATGACTAATTGGGTTGCTTTTTGAAAAGAAAGTTTTGTTTAGGATGGACCTGTCTTGTCCGTCGATATTTAGAAcagaaaataccacttttataCTCATATCTCAGAAAAAGGGGAGCATTATGTATTCATGTTCAACATGACACCCAAAGGAAGGGTTGAAAtactgttttttgtttgtaattaaaaataagaacAATGACAAATGTGAACGTTTTGGAATTGTATGTACAATAATTATCTATTAGAATAAGATGTGTTCAGTTTCTAAATAATTACTAGTTTTTTTCAACTATTCGGTATTCTGcttttgcatattatagagttatctgtccGTGCGGATAGGTTTTGATTGTGCTGTCATGTGTTAATGAGCGTAACATCATCCTTTCAGAGAATACAAAATAACGACGTGACAAAGGATACCTATccgcaaaggcagataactccgtaatatgcaaatacagattaTGCCAGTATATATATCACCTATAGATTACAGTAATTCTGCTTTACGTTAGTATTGCATTCAATTTGGAATTAAATGCAACGCATCTTTTATCGGGATACAACATTTTTTCacttaaatttgtttttaaaggtAAATAGGACACCCAATCTTTGAAAGGACAGCCTCTAGACAAATAAAAAGCTGCCTATTCTTGTTTTGGAATTGATAAACTATACATTGTTTGATGATGTAGAAGTTGggttgtttagttttacgtcctatcaGCAGTCAGGGTCACTAGGATGTACCAGGACTGATGGTGGATGAAAACATGAGTACCCTGAGATAATttaccgaccagcggtcagtaccaaATGGGATTTGAACTCTGAAACCAGGGTAGTAATATGTAAGTGcattttaaccactcggccagCGCGGTCCCATGTGGTGTAGTACTTAAAAAGTGAAATGAGATATCAATCTGTTGGATTACAAACCTCCATTGCGCTCTATGTTATAAAAACGATATGACCAAACCCATCTCTAATTCGATGAAAACCAAAGGTCAAAATTCTTGTTCTGTTGACTTTTAcgctttttgttttaaacttaaACTCATAATGTGTATCAGGCAGAATCGCCTACAATTAACATTTCACAAACCTATCAAATTGCTATTGTCTTAGTTAGCTTGTGACAACAGgactaaaataaaaaatcataatgcaattaagattaaattatgatatatttaaaatgaGCCATTTGAGCAATTCTACACATAAGATGTTTTCACCGTTGACACAGGTTCGGTCTGCTTATAATGTCTGTAGCTAATTTTGCAATTTACAATGGCGGCGAGATAAACCACAGAAGAAAGGTGCGAACAGGTCAAGGTGATACTAACTACTCAAATTGGCATAAGTGCCGGCTTTACAGATTATCAATGCAACTTTCAATGCACTTTCATAATATTGTCACTTTGATTACGGAATTAGAAGAATACAGtgacaatataatataaatataggcaaataaagatgtaaatataaagtttttttataaGATGATTGCGATGCAATTATATATGCATGCCTCTGAATTCGCTATCAGACATCATGATATAACACGGCCTTTCCACAATCTCCTAATCGTGTCACTCCTGATAGATAAGCACGTACTTCAGCATGTTGAGGTTTTCAGGTAAATATAGCATTCAGTCAAACCTAActtttcgacaattatatttaaaaaaatgtcaatatgtCTATATGTATCAATAATTGATAACCATGTAAagatattaatgataattaatttcaaGTTAAGtgatttgatgtttttatttcGACTTCCCACCATACGACATTCCGTTCCGTGTTTCAGTGTTTATTGTGTGTTTGGCCCTTGGCAGTGCTCAGACAGACGGAGTATGTGAAGATGTTAATTCCCCGATATGTCGGGACATACACAATCTCAATCCAAATATGTGCGACAATACATGCTACTCTGTAGCCCTCTGTCCACGCTTCTGCGGAAAATGCCGTATGTAGTCTATTTACAGTTGTTTGATATACAATCGTTAACATCTATGGTATTAACAGAAGTATTGTGCATAGTAACATAATAtgtgttaaatgtttttgtGGCGAGTTCCTATCCCATTGGAACACTCGTCATGCACTGACCGTATGCCGGAATCTTCGATGTTTGATGTTCAAAAAAGGAAAATTGGAAAATTGATGTGATAAAATTAGACTTTAATGCAATGTATTCGGCATGTTCACTTGTGATAACACTATCGTAATTTTCCTgattcattcattcattgtTACAGCTTTAAAATGTTACCAGTGTCACGAGGTGTCCAGCCCAGACCAGTGTACCACAGCTACCCAATGTCCATCGCTTGATCACGTGCGTGCATCTAGTATGACAAGTACCTTTGTTATATGACTTTGATTCGCCCAGACAGGTATTGACAAAATACAATGTCAACCTGAGAccgatgaacacctgttcagaggttgacCTAGCAAATCCGGTAATCTGACAAGGAATTCCCGGTCTCTTCtacatttttgaccaatcaaaatataGCATTGCCGATCATCGAGCAATAGCCATAATATAAGCAAACATGGCAAACAACATTGCCGGGTAGGATTAGGAAAAACATTTGACACATGTGAAGAAGCCTATCAGAAGTGCCAAAAGTACCTACTGAGGATACATGGATGAAGATTTTcttgaatttttgtttaaatcatAGTCGTTAAATGTTTCCTTCAAACTGGTTTTTTAAAGAGGCATCATTTCATACAACTCAAaatgactttttgtaggttaatacgaggaattgttaaacctttgaATTTCACGTTtcaaaggtttaacaattcctcgcattaacctacaaaaagccAATTTGTGTATAGTTTCTCTTATACATCTGATATTTCGGCGGTGGTCCAGGGGTTAAGATATCCTGACATATTTCCACAAGCCTATGTTCGATAGAAAATTCGAACTTGATGTGCCACCTTTTGAATTATATTCAACAAGACCTAAAATGCACATTTTACTAATGAGAGTATGTTAGAGTAACGTACTGTACCCAATTATGATCAATGGATATATGTTAAATTAGGCTTCTATGTGAATGACTGTTTGCTTAGGGAGgctatattttatatttgtattgtaataGTAGAACTCTTTCACttttatagttttatatcacaaaaacatatcGCCAAAGACacttaaaaatatattacaccAATGCTATTACAATACCTATTTTACAAAACCTGTGAATAGTGCCCTTGTAACCACAGAACCAAAAATTTCGGCAAATCTCCAGCATTGCTGTTGATTAATTTAATCTAGCGATGgtgttataaatacatgtttggACCAAGCAGAAGCTGAATAAATTAAAGTTACggattaaaacaatataatgactgtctttatatattttattggcTGGCCAGTCCTGCATCACAACCCAGACTTTCACGGATGACTTCAAGGAAGTATTCAAACTCGGCTGCGCCCCAAGTTCGGTAAGTGGCGAAGCGTTTCATGCAAAGAGTTCTCCTTAGTTTGCTGATTGTAAAACAAGTTGAACGAATTTCGTGAATATATATTTTCCGTTCTCTACTTCATCGACATCTATATGCTCTATAAGTTTACATCATGACAACCTGTTTAGTTGCCAATTTTATGTtcttacaatctatgcagataTGTACATCCCATTTCGGTACAGCCATAGGTCGGAGAGGAGAGGATAATGCCAGGCGGGGTACATTAGAAGGTTTATGTTGTGATTCCGACTTATGTAACGTTAAGTCGCATAACGCAACGGCTGTTGACAATGCTGATCCCTTGTTTCAAACAACAATACCGACCACAGTTCCAGTAACTGATGTCCCTACAACTGTGTCTGCAGCTGTTGTTCCAGTTATGACGTCAGCACCTGTTACGACACCTGTGTGTGATGACGTTGATGCGGATATCTGTTTGCGTTTAGCGCTCGAGTTTCCGGCCATGTGCACAATCGATTGTATTGCAAATGAAGTTTGTCCCAGGATATGTGGCAAATGCAGTAAGGCTTTTACAATCAGTTTAAGATTTAGCCAATAGAAAATGAACAACTAATTTTGAATCACGACTAAACGGATTACTTGATTTATTACTCTTCccgttaaaacaaacaaactggaATCTATGCGTCCGTTTGTGATGAACATTATCCGTAAAGAATATCaacacttatataattataattatagcAATCTCATTATTATGTATTTCCACTTTAAAATGATTAAGACTAACATTGTCATTttctaattataaaaaaataatgataatgtatCGGAAGTAATTTCCAGTTgtgttaatattttaaataactgGAAAACAATATCATGGTATTACAATATTGCATTATTAAAACACGAGCGCAATTTGATCTTTTTTGATTGTGCCTTTgttgatatgttatatgttacATTTCACAGTGGGTTGTTACCAGTGTAGTCACGTGCCGGCCGCCGAAACCTGTTCTGACAAAACCGTCTGTGCAGCAGGAGAGGTAACCATTTTTTGGAAATTGTTTTCGTATTCTTTCAGAATTTTTAATATACTAGTTTCGTCcctatacaaaaatgtatttttgcatatttaatAACTTCTATCAAACAAAATTGAACATATAatctattatttttgtttaaaaaacaacaaaagcgGCATTTTTTTATCGTGTGGTCAATAATTGCGTGTATTAGGAAAAAGTGAATTTTTAAATACAAACGCCGATCGACCAATGATTTCAAGTAGTGAGCAAAAATCCACTGGGCACGCAAAAAATAGAAGAATTGGAGGTAGACGGCTTGTCGGATAATATTACTCTtcctttcatatttttttgaTGTTCAGGCATAATTTGATTGTAAAAAATGCTACATGACTGAAATACCAAATGGGATGACGATACTATCAACAGAGGAGAATAATGAACGCATACCTATATAAAGTCTCAATTTAactgtataaaaataaaactattaagTACTAATTTCCTGCTTTTCACAGTGAAGCGCTAATTCATGTATAGCACCCAATTTTATAAAGGGAAATTTCCTGTATTGAAAAAGCGAGTTGCGCTAATCTATATCTGTGcttataaatcataatttgcTGTCTTTCGCATTTACGCCAAAATAAGTACGTTAACAATTTAATGCATGATTATGGTAAATTCCGTTAAAAGAAAAAGGAAGCCTAACGAACAAATATGATGGCTTTcctttatttgaaaaatacaaaGGATATTTACGATAATTAACCAccgaaataaatcatattttccAGTTTTGACTTTGACTTTCCACTCAAGATTTGACTGTGCAAAAATACTACATTTTCGATAACGAAAAAAATTCATTCAAACTATTTGTAGAGaacaacatttttttccaattgtTTTAGCAATGTTTTACTGTTGAGACTATTTCCGCCACGCTTGAAAGAGGATTCAGGATGGGATGTTTAAACGAAAAGGTAACaatgaattcaaaattaaataaagataaacagTATTGTCTTTtgctattccgtctttgcacattacagatTTACCTTCCTTTCGGTAAGGtttcgattgtgacgtcattattttgtgagcaaactTTATGTCGTTTTCTCAAcaacgtatgacgttacactaACAAACACAATGGGTCTTACTTAATACAGTACCTAcacgcaagggcagataactctgaaatatgcaaatacagaattacaTCTGTCGTATAGAATATTGATGTAAAGCTTTGGCAAACAAATCATTTAAGTACGGAGAGatgttattattatgagttttgTTTCATATTGAGTTAATCTGTTAATTCCCAAATTCAGTTAACATGGGTATAACGAACCTTTGGGGAAACAACGAAATTACTTCGAtataagcatagttcgttatacacatTTCACAGACATATAGAAACCTCGACGTGGAATGATGAGTACTACATTATAAGCATGTGTTCGTTGTAAGCGTCttcgttataaacgtgttcAATGTAAGCGTTATGAACGTGTTCACTGTAAAGCGTTATAAACGTGTTCACTGTATAGCGTTATAAACGTGTTCACTGTATAGCGTTATAAACGTGTTCACTGTATAGCGTTATAAACGTGTTCACTGTAAAGCGTTATAAATGTGTTCACTGTATAGCGTTATAAACGTGTTCACTGTATAGCGTTATAAACGTGTTCACTGTAAAGCGTTATAAACGTGTTCACTGTAAAGCGTTATAAATGTGTTCACTGTATAGCGTTATAAACATGTTCACTGTATACCGTTATAAACGTGTTCACTGTAAAGCGTTATAAACGTTTCCACTGTAAAGCGTTATAAACGTGTTCACTGTATAGCGTTATAAACGTGTTCACTGTATAGCGTTATAAACGTGTTCACTGTAAAGCGTTATAAATGTGTTCACTGTATAGTGTTATAAACGTGTTCACTGTAAAGCGTTATAAACGTGTTCACTGTAAAGCGTTATAAATGTGTTCACTGTATAGCGTTATAAACGTGTTCACTATATAGCGTTATAAACGTGTTCACTTTATAGCGTTATAAACGTGTTCACTGTATAGCGTTATAAACGTATTCACTGTATAGCGTTATAAACGTGTTCACTGTA
The nucleotide sequence above comes from Argopecten irradians isolate NY chromosome 1, Ai_NY, whole genome shotgun sequence. Encoded proteins:
- the LOC138328279 gene encoding mucin-2-like, whose translation is MLVITVLLVSLTLSSAQNNGVCEDVNSLICQDLYKLNPNMCENACYSVALCPRFCGKCPLKCYQCHEVSSPDQCYTTAQCPSFDHFCITSQTFTDDFREVFKLGCAPNFICTSHFGPAIGRREDNIDRRGTLQGSCCDTDLCNIKSRNVSQKSILPAIPVLGDDVVPPVSFDDFVIDIDPTTHKTSPMVATSAQTNTQAPVSTSVPFAKVTSTPITDMPTTLTAARTDTPTAATVTDFGVPTAATDRTYYLSISSVAPGLITDPPNAAWTSTPAVTSGLITERPTTPSAAWTSTPAVTSGLITERPTTPTAAWTSNPIETSGLITERPTTPTAAWTSTPVETSGLITERPTTPNAAWTSTPAVTSGLITERPTTPTAAWTSTSAATSAPVTVAPDCDDVDADICSRLDAASPAMCTVDCIANEVCPRKCGKCMGCYQCSHVPAAETCSHKTICAAGEQCFTVETISATLERGFRMGCLNEKLCSSFGEAAPNIFGKRQAFELSLRGGCCKGDYCNHHALLPTTTMAPTTTTTPTITTPPPPTTTTQQPTTHNPDYNCPSRHTKCPTGWIPYHSSCYALSVTPKSWADAKATCERLCSNLADFSSSADLLSVIADVGKKVNAQVGRLRSTIAWVDGQVTNYHWVLGNGQGVDSSLTHNLRRSDNSECGSINIGTWTLSQHTAISQYLEPLDCHTQHMPLCEIEHVYS
- the LOC138328288 gene encoding uncharacterized protein, producing the protein MLRFSVFIVCLALGSAQTDGVCEDVNSPICRDIHNLNPNMCDNTCYSVALCPRFCGKCPLKCYQCHEVSSPDQCTTATQCPSLDHSCITTQTFTDDFKEVFKLGCAPSSICTSHFGTAIGRRGEDNARRGTLEGLCCDSDLCNVKSHNATAVDNADPLFQTTIPTTVPVTDVPTTVSAAVVPVMTSAPVTTPVCDDVDADICLRLALEFPAMCTIDCIANEVCPRICGKCMGCYQCSHVPAAETCSDKTVCAAGEQCFTVETISATLERGFRMGCLNEKLCSSFGEAAPNIFGKRQAFELSLRGGCCKGDYCNHHALLPTTTMAPTTTTTQTTTTTTLPPTTQKHCPSRYASCPAGWIHYQTSCYALSLTPLSWTDAKAKCEDMCATLADFQDDNDLVRVLQDVALHAYSQAGRLTSTIAWVDGHVSHQRWIMSNGQVADHDLSHNLHIIDTGKCASVHLGLRVLGHHTTTSHYLEPSDCHTQHMPLCEIEHVH